One Cohnella candidum genomic region harbors:
- a CDS encoding cysteine hydrolase family protein gives MKFKEQHVIPEKTALIVVDVQNDYCHPDGACARRGNDVSGVKGMVPHLAALINGARENRVPVIFIQTFHERATDSAAWTDRSDGRSGDVCRTGTWGAEFYEVSPQAGDIIVNKHRYSAFVNTRLDSVLRTLKVETLIMTGVSTNVCVESTARQGYMLDYNIVLASDACAAFSQKAHEMTLENIDGYFGSVVKVEQILNVWASQRAEVSEAVGL, from the coding sequence ATGAAATTCAAAGAACAGCACGTTATTCCCGAAAAAACCGCCCTGATCGTCGTAGACGTACAGAACGATTATTGCCATCCGGACGGCGCCTGCGCCAGGCGCGGCAATGACGTAAGCGGCGTGAAGGGGATGGTTCCGCATTTGGCGGCTTTAATCAACGGCGCCAGAGAGAACCGCGTTCCCGTCATTTTCATCCAAACCTTCCACGAGAGGGCGACGGATTCCGCCGCCTGGACAGACCGTTCCGACGGCCGTTCCGGAGATGTGTGCCGCACAGGTACGTGGGGCGCGGAGTTTTACGAGGTGTCTCCGCAGGCCGGCGACATTATCGTGAACAAACACCGGTACAGCGCGTTCGTGAACACGAGACTGGACTCGGTGCTTCGGACGCTGAAGGTCGAAACCTTGATCATGACCGGCGTTAGTACCAACGTCTGCGTAGAATCGACGGCCCGGCAAGGCTATATGCTCGATTACAACATCGTTCTCGCGTCTGATGCTTGCGCCGCGTTTTCGCAGAAGGCCCATGAGATGACCCTGGAAAATATCGACGGCTATTTCGGTTCGGTGGTAAAAGTAGAGCAGATTTTGAACGTATGGGCATCCCAACGCGCGGAGGTGTCCGAGGCCGTCGGCCTTTAA
- a CDS encoding MFS transporter → MNLTSRDLARYVICLGSFLSNLSAGMLNVGLLDIAGEYGRPVGAVQWVITLYLLTISVCLPLMGRLGDLRGKRSVHNMGFLIFLAGSVCCAVSPNLAVLLFSRVLQGVGAAMYQATNMALVVSLAVPERRGRALGIISTFVAAGTIIGPSLGGVVIQWLHWKANFWILAAMACLLWICAQRLIPVDKPVSRVPLDGIGAALFAAGLGTLVTALNLGQTWGWMSPALWSLWAVCAGLAAAFLYWSRSPRWRTGERMPFIQTGVFQNPTIRLGFLITILTYMAAFSTQIVVPFLLRGEMGYGPALAGLIVAGYPLSLIVSAPLSGDLSDRFGSNAIMRLGLILMAGALLALSFVSAGTSLIYVLGFIILLGSSMGMITSPNSNLIMGNADESLVSFIGSMIALSRNVGMMFGSVLAGSLMHAASGYRNVFITSAALVTVVAFWQVRHVRKEWKRKALSATR, encoded by the coding sequence ATGAATCTTACCTCCCGCGACCTTGCGCGTTACGTCATCTGTCTGGGATCGTTTCTCTCCAATTTGTCCGCCGGCATGCTGAACGTCGGTCTCCTGGACATCGCGGGCGAATACGGCCGTCCTGTCGGGGCTGTCCAATGGGTAATCACTCTTTATTTACTTACGATATCCGTTTGCTTGCCCTTGATGGGCCGGCTGGGGGACTTGCGCGGCAAACGAAGCGTCCATAACATGGGATTTCTGATTTTTCTGGCCGGCTCCGTTTGCTGCGCGGTTTCCCCGAATCTGGCTGTGCTTCTGTTCTCGCGGGTGCTGCAAGGCGTTGGCGCGGCCATGTACCAGGCCACCAATATGGCGCTCGTTGTCTCGCTTGCAGTGCCGGAGCGGCGCGGCAGAGCGCTGGGTATTATCAGCACGTTCGTAGCGGCGGGAACGATTATCGGGCCCAGCTTAGGCGGTGTCGTCATACAATGGCTGCATTGGAAAGCGAATTTCTGGATTCTCGCCGCGATGGCCTGCTTGTTGTGGATCTGTGCTCAGCGACTGATCCCGGTGGACAAACCCGTTTCGCGAGTTCCTTTGGACGGCATCGGGGCGGCGCTTTTCGCCGCCGGTCTCGGCACTTTGGTCACCGCTTTAAACCTGGGCCAAACCTGGGGCTGGATGTCGCCCGCCTTGTGGTCGCTTTGGGCCGTCTGCGCCGGTCTGGCCGCTGCGTTCCTTTACTGGAGCCGGTCCCCACGGTGGCGTACGGGCGAGAGGATGCCGTTTATCCAAACCGGCGTTTTCCAAAATCCCACGATCCGGCTCGGTTTTCTTATTACCATTCTGACGTACATGGCCGCATTCTCCACTCAAATTGTGGTGCCGTTCCTTTTGCGGGGGGAGATGGGCTACGGGCCGGCGCTGGCGGGACTGATCGTGGCCGGATATCCTCTGTCGCTGATCGTCTCCGCTCCGTTGAGCGGCGATTTGTCCGATCGATTCGGCTCGAACGCCATCATGAGGCTCGGACTGATCTTGATGGCCGGCGCGCTGCTTGCGCTCAGCTTCGTGTCCGCCGGTACTTCGCTTATTTACGTATTGGGATTCATCATCCTTCTCGGTTCATCCATGGGGATGATTACTTCCCCGAACAGCAACCTTATCATGGGGAATGCCGATGAATCCCTGGTCTCTTTCATCGGCAGCATGATCGCGCTCAGCCGCAACGTCGGTATGATGTTCGGCTCGGTTCTGGCGGGCTCGCTCATGCACGCCGCCTCCGGTTACCGCAACGTATTCATCACATCCGCAGCTTTAGTCACGGTCGTCGCATTTTGGCAAGTCCGTCACGTTCGCAAGGAATGGAAACGCAAAGCCTTGTCGGCTACCCGATAA
- a CDS encoding DUF1801 domain-containing protein has translation MDPIREVIETLREIAKANMPGAHEFVYHDAINYKLHEASNRWICYITAHKNYVRLEFYFGANLSDPQKLLQGTGRRMRHVKIKTAEEARADEVAELIRQAWAEAQPIPADSPNENGLF, from the coding sequence ATGGACCCGATTCGGGAAGTCATTGAAACGTTACGGGAGATTGCCAAGGCCAACATGCCGGGTGCACATGAGTTTGTGTATCATGACGCCATCAATTATAAATTGCATGAAGCGTCGAACAGGTGGATCTGCTACATCACGGCTCACAAGAACTACGTGCGATTGGAATTTTATTTTGGGGCGAATCTTTCCGACCCTCAGAAACTTTTACAAGGCACAGGTCGGCGTATGCGTCACGTCAAAATAAAGACGGCAGAGGAAGCTCGCGCGGATGAAGTGGCGGAGTTGATTCGACAAGCTTGGGCAGAAGCGCAGCCCATCCCTGCGGATTCTCCCAATGAAAATGGACTGTTCTGA